One window of the Methanobacteriaceae archaeon genome contains the following:
- a CDS encoding biotin--[acetyl-CoA-carboxylase] ligase, whose product MYKEEILKKLHQNKDKFVSEDDLVSETGIPAKKLTREIQTLQDEGYEIEVSENGYRLLKAPNTLLPYEIQKGLETSYMGREIHHYHEVDSTNEVAKKLAMKGSPEGTIVIAESQSSGKGRRGKKWLSPAGGVWMSIILRPDIPPSQAPQLTLVTGVAVAETLDQECKLDVGIKWPNDILIGDKKVCGILTEGSASSQKLDYVVVGIGIDLNVDVDNFPPGLREGATSLKRELEKEISGVELVERFLLKFENLYNDFKAGGFPEILSQWRRLSKTIGSYVEVHKKGGRVVRGEAVGINKEGVLILEMNDGSLRKVISGECIHQKK is encoded by the coding sequence ATGTATAAAGAAGAGATATTGAAAAAACTCCATCAGAATAAAGATAAATTTGTTTCCGAGGATGATTTAGTATCAGAGACCGGAATACCTGCGAAAAAGCTGACAAGAGAAATTCAAACCCTTCAGGATGAGGGTTATGAAATTGAGGTTTCTGAGAATGGGTATCGTCTTTTAAAAGCTCCTAACACGCTCCTACCTTACGAAATTCAAAAAGGTCTGGAAACCAGTTATATGGGACGTGAAATTCATCATTACCATGAGGTGGATTCCACCAATGAGGTGGCCAAAAAACTGGCCATGAAAGGTTCCCCTGAAGGAACCATTGTAATAGCTGAAAGTCAGAGCAGTGGCAAAGGTAGGAGGGGTAAAAAATGGTTATCACCCGCAGGTGGGGTTTGGATGAGCATAATTCTCCGGCCAGATATTCCACCCTCCCAAGCACCACAGCTCACTCTGGTAACTGGAGTAGCAGTGGCTGAGACACTGGATCAGGAGTGCAAACTGGATGTTGGTATTAAATGGCCCAATGACATACTCATTGGAGATAAAAAAGTTTGTGGAATATTAACTGAAGGTAGTGCCAGTTCACAGAAACTGGATTATGTAGTGGTGGGTATTGGTATTGATCTCAACGTGGATGTGGATAACTTCCCACCAGGACTCAGAGAAGGTGCCACATCCCTAAAAAGAGAACTGGAAAAGGAGATATCTGGAGTGGAATTAGTGGAAAGATTCCTTTTAAAATTCGAAAACCTTTACAATGATTTCAAAGCCGGGGGTTTTCCTGAGATTCTGTCCCAATGGCGCAGGCTCTCCAAGACCATTGGTTCTTATGTAGAGGTGCATAAAAAGGGCGGACGTGTGGTAAGGGGAGAAGCAGTTGGCATAAACAAAGAAGGAGTTCTCATCCTGGAAATGAACGACGGAAGCCTTAGAAAAGTCATATCCGGAGAATGCATACATCAAAAGAAATAA
- a CDS encoding acetyl-CoA carboxylase biotin carboxylase subunit, whose protein sequence is MFEKVLVANRGEIAIRVMRACRELDVKSVAVYSDADKNSLFAKYADEAYNIGGPSPSDSYLNIPHILDVAEKSGADALHPGYGFLAENSQLGDECEKIGIKLIGPPGSVIESMGSKIESRKLMEKAGVPVIPGNSKGVSDPEEALKIAEDIGYPVIIKASAGGGGIGMRTVYEEDELLRALESTQSVAASAFGDSTVFIEKYIEEPRHIEFQILADEHGNTIHVADRECSIQRRHQKLIEESPSPIMTEELRERMGQAAVKAASSIGYTNAGTVEFLYSNGDFYFLEMNTRIQVEHPITEVVTGVDLVKEQLKIASGRKLCCTQEEIQVRGHAIECRINAENPLADFAPNPGKITGYRSPGGPGVRVDSGVYMNYTIPPFYDSMISKLIVWGRNRNEAISRMKRALSEYIILGVQTTIPFHKAMMLSSKFNEAKLHTHFVDENKQEIREKMEKIVQEDKNRVSRLKSTFLPSKRVAAVSAAVSSHMAHAMNKNKK, encoded by the coding sequence ATGTTTGAAAAGGTTCTGGTTGCCAACCGTGGGGAAATAGCCATCCGGGTGATGCGCGCCTGTCGAGAACTGGATGTAAAGAGTGTTGCAGTTTACTCAGACGCAGACAAAAATTCACTCTTCGCCAAATACGCTGACGAGGCTTATAATATAGGGGGGCCCTCCCCATCCGATAGTTACCTGAACATTCCCCACATTCTAGATGTTGCCGAAAAATCAGGGGCTGATGCACTGCACCCTGGTTACGGTTTTCTTGCCGAAAACTCACAGCTAGGGGATGAATGTGAAAAAATTGGTATAAAACTCATAGGACCACCAGGTTCTGTTATTGAATCCATGGGAAGTAAAATAGAATCCCGTAAACTCATGGAAAAAGCAGGAGTACCAGTTATCCCTGGTAACAGTAAGGGAGTATCTGACCCTGAGGAAGCCCTTAAAATTGCAGAAGACATTGGCTATCCTGTAATTATCAAAGCATCAGCCGGAGGGGGTGGAATTGGTATGCGGACTGTTTACGAGGAAGATGAACTCCTCCGTGCCCTGGAATCCACCCAATCTGTGGCGGCATCTGCCTTTGGAGACTCCACTGTATTTATTGAAAAATACATAGAAGAACCCCGTCACATTGAATTCCAGATCCTGGCTGATGAACATGGTAACACCATCCACGTGGCAGACCGGGAGTGCAGTATCCAGCGCAGACACCAGAAACTAATTGAAGAATCACCATCCCCCATCATGACCGAGGAACTCCGGGAAAGGATGGGGCAGGCCGCAGTTAAAGCAGCCTCATCAATTGGTTACACCAATGCAGGTACTGTGGAATTCCTCTATTCAAATGGGGACTTTTATTTCCTGGAAATGAATACCAGGATTCAGGTGGAACACCCTATCACAGAAGTGGTGACTGGAGTAGATCTGGTTAAAGAACAGCTTAAAATAGCATCAGGTAGAAAGTTATGCTGCACCCAGGAAGAGATCCAGGTACGGGGACATGCCATTGAGTGCCGTATAAATGCTGAAAACCCATTGGCTGATTTTGCACCGAACCCTGGTAAAATAACCGGTTACCGTTCTCCGGGAGGTCCTGGAGTGCGGGTGGATAGTGGGGTTTATATGAACTACACCATACCACCCTTTTATGATTCCATGATTTCCAAGCTCATTGTCTGGGGAAGAAACAGAAATGAAGCCATCAGCCGGATGAAAAGGGCCCTATCAGAATACATTATTCTAGGGGTGCAAACAACCATACCCTTCCATAAAGCCATGATGTTAAGCTCCAAGTTCAATGAAGCCAAATTACACACCCATTTTGTGGATGAAAATAAACAGGAAATAAGGGAGAAAATGGAAAAAATCGTCCAAGAAGATAAAAATAGAGTGTCCAGACTAAAATCCACATTTTTACCTTCGAAAAGAGTGGCAGCAGTTTCAGCAGCAGTTTCAAGCCATATGGCTCATGCCATGAATAAAAATAAGAAGTAA
- a CDS encoding methyltransferase, translated as MKLKQRHLEMALQAIPPHPDPDPDLEQYHTPALIAADVVWNATSLGDIRGMKVADLGCGTGVLALGAALMGACEVVGVDVDGAALQVAQKEAERLKVQDKCRFIHVDIEDFHQEADTVIQNPPFGAQKANWKKGDRKFLEKALEISPVVYSFHLAKTEEFLKQMVNAMGGVITHRFYYEFPLPRIYKFHRDEKRDVEVVVLRVEKFLM; from the coding sequence ATGAAACTGAAACAAAGACACCTTGAAATGGCTTTGCAAGCCATACCCCCTCATCCAGATCCAGATCCAGACTTGGAACAGTACCATACTCCTGCCCTTATAGCGGCTGATGTGGTATGGAATGCCACAAGTCTGGGTGATATTCGTGGGATGAAGGTAGCTGACCTTGGTTGTGGGACGGGGGTTCTGGCCCTGGGGGCAGCCCTTATGGGAGCTTGTGAAGTGGTGGGTGTTGATGTGGATGGGGCTGCACTTCAGGTTGCACAAAAAGAAGCAGAACGATTGAAAGTTCAGGATAAATGCAGATTCATCCATGTGGATATTGAGGATTTTCACCAAGAAGCAGACACCGTGATCCAGAACCCACCTTTTGGAGCCCAGAAAGCCAACTGGAAAAAGGGTGACCGTAAATTCCTGGAAAAAGCCCTTGAAATATCACCGGTGGTTTATTCATTTCACCTGGCCAAAACAGAGGAATTTTTAAAGCAGATGGTGAATGCCATGGGTGGGGTAATCACCCATAGGTTTTACTATGAATTTCCACTGCCACGAATTTATAAATTTCATCGGGATGAGAAGAGGGATGTGGAAGTGGTTGTTTTGAGGGTTGAAAAATTTTTGATGTAA
- a CDS encoding RNA-binding protein has product MRVNKDITIFIPSSFIQETKDLKLKTYKVGLIGRSAALFRVRKIVVYSDTEDPEDRKGAKFISDILTYMNTPQYLRKKVFPITRELRNVGILPPLRTPHHPTGELHQGDYRQGLTLKRTKKGTIVDIGADTEALCKEKLSVNRVLSFKVDKLGKEIIVTPDEPDVYWGYEVLSTYKNLDDSIELLKPRPDLVIGTTRYAEPITSVLNEVKEGLRGSKHITILFGGPYSGLHELMGNPGDVLDLEVNTIPNQGTKTVRTEEAVLATLSVFNMLMD; this is encoded by the coding sequence ATGCGAGTTAATAAAGATATCACGATTTTCATACCATCTTCTTTTATTCAAGAAACAAAAGATTTAAAACTAAAGACATACAAAGTAGGGTTGATTGGCAGATCAGCTGCTCTGTTTCGGGTGAGGAAAATCGTTGTTTACAGCGATACTGAAGACCCCGAAGACCGGAAAGGGGCAAAGTTTATTAGTGATATCCTCACTTATATGAATACCCCACAATACCTTAGAAAAAAGGTATTTCCTATAACCAGGGAGTTAAGGAATGTTGGAATACTACCACCGCTCCGCACTCCCCATCACCCCACTGGAGAACTCCATCAAGGTGATTATAGACAGGGACTTACATTGAAAAGGACCAAAAAGGGCACCATAGTTGATATAGGTGCTGACACAGAAGCGCTATGCAAGGAAAAACTCAGCGTGAACCGTGTCTTAAGCTTTAAGGTAGATAAGTTAGGAAAGGAAATAATAGTCACTCCTGATGAACCTGATGTTTATTGGGGGTATGAAGTACTGTCTACTTATAAGAATTTAGATGATAGCATAGAATTGTTAAAACCACGACCCGACCTGGTCATTGGAACAACACGCTATGCTGAACCCATCACTTCTGTTTTAAACGAAGTAAAAGAGGGGTTAAGGGGCTCCAAACACATAACTATTTTGTTTGGTGGTCCATATTCGGGCTTACACGAATTAATGGGCAACCCTGGGGACGTATTGGACCTGGAGGTTAACACCATCCCTAATCAGGGAACTAAGACTGTAAGGACTGAAGAGGCAGTTTTAGCTACTTTATCAGTATTTAATATGCTAATGGATTAG
- the rpl3p gene encoding 50S ribosomal protein L3, with protein sequence MARHHQPRKGSVAFSPRKRAARESPRISSWPESEEPCLLGFPGYKVGMTHITQTDNTKNSPTEGMEISTPVTVLETPPVVVFGIRAYQKTTRGIKAMTDVLAQEMDEDLSRKITLPSDYDTEAQLNSLKENIDQVAEIRALIHTKPRLASVPKKKPEIMECGVGGASVEEKLEYVTSVLGTEINPADVFNEGEHTDAVAVTKGKGFQGVVKRWGVRIQYGKAARSSKARVVGSIGPWTPARTMWTVPMAGQMGYHQRTEYNKKILKIGEAEQVDEINPDGGFVKYGLVRNNYLLLKGSLPGPSKRLVMLRKAIRPHGKHDDAPQISYISTASKQGA encoded by the coding sequence ATGGCTAGACATCATCAACCTAGAAAAGGATCAGTTGCATTTAGTCCTAGAAAAAGAGCAGCCAGGGAATCACCCCGAATCAGCTCCTGGCCCGAAAGCGAAGAGCCGTGTCTATTGGGGTTCCCCGGTTACAAGGTGGGAATGACCCACATCACCCAGACCGATAACACTAAAAACTCACCCACTGAGGGAATGGAAATATCCACCCCGGTGACAGTATTGGAAACCCCACCAGTAGTGGTATTCGGTATCAGAGCTTACCAGAAGACAACACGAGGAATTAAGGCCATGACCGATGTCCTGGCACAGGAAATGGATGAAGACCTCTCCAGGAAAATCACCCTACCCTCTGACTACGATACTGAAGCCCAACTGAATTCATTGAAAGAAAACATAGACCAAGTAGCAGAAATCCGTGCACTGATACACACCAAACCCAGACTGGCCAGCGTACCCAAGAAAAAGCCAGAAATAATGGAATGCGGTGTGGGAGGCGCCAGTGTAGAGGAAAAACTGGAATATGTTACCAGTGTACTGGGAACTGAAATCAACCCCGCAGATGTATTCAATGAGGGTGAACACACTGATGCCGTGGCAGTAACCAAAGGTAAAGGATTCCAGGGTGTGGTGAAAAGATGGGGGGTTAGAATCCAGTACGGAAAAGCTGCCCGAAGTAGCAAAGCACGTGTAGTAGGTTCTATAGGGCCCTGGACTCCGGCCAGAACCATGTGGACTGTACCCATGGCTGGTCAGATGGGATACCACCAGCGCACTGAATACAACAAAAAAATCCTCAAGATAGGGGAAGCCGAGCAGGTTGATGAAATCAATCCTGATGGTGGATTTGTAAAGTACGGACTTGTTCGAAACAACTATTTACTTCTTAAAGGATCATTACCCGGACCATCAAAAAGACTGGTCATGCTTAGAAAAGCAATCAGACCACATGGAAAACACGATGATGCTCCGCAAATATCATATATCAGCACAGCTTCCAAGCAGGGAGCCTAA
- a CDS encoding 50S ribosomal protein L4, translating to MKKINVYSLEGKVTGEMELPEIFSEDFRPDLIKRAVLSAQSARIQPWGTDPMAGKRTTAESFGAGRGAAMVPRVKGSRHPAGSKAAFVPQAAGGRRAHPPRTSRIIHEKINKKERKLAIRSALAATTNPELVEARGHIIENIPQIPFVVDDELCSVKKTSQTREIFKKLGIMDDVVRAKNGRKIRAGRGKTRGRKYRTPKGPLLVVGEDKGISLGARNHPGVDIVVVDNLNAELLAPGTHPGRLTIYTKSAIEKLGELFQK from the coding sequence ATGAAGAAGATCAATGTTTACTCATTAGAAGGTAAAGTTACTGGCGAGATGGAGCTTCCAGAAATTTTCTCTGAAGATTTCCGACCGGACCTCATAAAAAGGGCGGTGCTCTCTGCACAAAGCGCCCGCATCCAGCCCTGGGGAACAGATCCCATGGCAGGGAAACGAACCACTGCCGAATCATTCGGTGCAGGTCGAGGAGCAGCCATGGTACCACGTGTTAAGGGTTCAAGACACCCTGCAGGATCCAAGGCAGCTTTCGTACCCCAGGCAGCCGGTGGAAGAAGAGCACATCCCCCCAGAACCAGCAGAATCATCCACGAAAAGATCAACAAGAAAGAAAGAAAACTGGCCATACGCTCTGCTCTGGCTGCAACCACCAACCCGGAACTGGTTGAGGCAAGGGGACACATAATTGAAAACATCCCCCAAATACCATTCGTGGTGGATGATGAACTGTGCAGTGTCAAAAAAACCAGCCAGACTAGGGAAATATTCAAAAAACTGGGAATAATGGATGATGTGGTTCGAGCAAAAAACGGTCGAAAAATCAGGGCAGGTAGAGGTAAAACCAGGGGAAGGAAATACCGAACACCCAAGGGACCATTACTGGTTGTAGGAGAGGACAAAGGAATCAGCTTGGGAGCTAGAAATCACCCTGGAGTAGATATAGTAGTTGTGGATAACCTCAACGCAGAACTCCTGGCACCAGGAACACACCCTGGCCGACTTACTATTTACACTAAATCCGCCATAGAAAAACTGGGAGAACTATTCCAGAAATAG